A section of the Metabacillus endolithicus genome encodes:
- a CDS encoding thioredoxin family protein, whose amino-acid sequence MQKLTSVDEYKQIIENEKVIFMFSADWCPDCRVIEPVLPELEEENSTFTFYYVDRDQFIDLCVELDIFGIPSFVAFHKGKEVGRYVNKDRKSKEQIQEFINTITV is encoded by the coding sequence ATGCAAAAATTAACATCAGTAGATGAATATAAACAAATTATAGAAAATGAAAAGGTCATTTTCATGTTCTCAGCAGACTGGTGTCCTGACTGCCGTGTGATTGAGCCAGTTCTTCCAGAGCTAGAAGAAGAAAACAGTACATTTACATTTTATTATGTAGACCGAGATCAATTTATTGACCTTTGTGTTGAACTAGACATATTTGGTATTCCGAGCTTTGTTGCCTTTCATAAAGGAAAAGAAGTTGGCCGTTATGTAAATAAAGATAGAAAATCTAAAGAACAAATTCAGGAATTTATCAATACAATAACTGTTTAA
- a CDS encoding YtoQ family protein has translation MEFIVYLAGEIHTDWREQLKKETAKRNLPFTFVGPMERHDLSDDIGEKIIGEQPGPVYKDEAASSINNLRTSLLMNKADLVIALFGEKYKQWNTAMDASTAITLNKPLILIRPEQLHHPLKELSNKANVTVENIQQALDVLSYVVEA, from the coding sequence ATGGAATTTATTGTTTACTTGGCAGGAGAAATACATACAGATTGGCGCGAGCAATTAAAAAAGGAAACTGCAAAACGTAATTTACCTTTTACATTTGTAGGACCAATGGAACGACATGATTTATCCGATGATATTGGTGAAAAAATTATTGGAGAACAACCGGGACCTGTTTACAAAGATGAAGCTGCATCATCCATTAATAATTTGCGAACATCTTTGTTAATGAATAAAGCTGACCTTGTTATCGCACTATTTGGAGAAAAATACAAGCAGTGGAATACCGCAATGGACGCAAGTACAGCTATTACATTAAACAAACCTCTTATTTTAATAAGACCTGAACAGCTTCATCATCCATTAAAAGAGTTGTCTAATAAAGCAAATGTAACTGTTGAAAACATTCAACAAGCACTTGACGTCCTATCATATGTAGTTGAAGCATGA